GGGCGGGAAGAGCCATCCAGTCTCCGACTCTCCCTTCTCCACCACATAGCCGGCGCCCGGGCGCGAGAAGACACGGATCGGCGTCTCGCGGCAGACGTCCGTGAAGATGGCGCCCTCCGTGCCGTAGACCTCGTTTCGCAGGTCCAGCCCGCCGCGGGCCACCCAGCTCAGCTCCGACTGGCCGAGCTCGCCGCCATCGAAGCGCATCAGGAGAACGGCGCTATCCTCGGCGTCGGTGCGCTCGCGGTGGTGGAGCGTATCGCCCCAGGCGAGGACCTCCGCCACCGGGTTCTCTTTCCCCACGAAGTAGCGCGCCGCCTCGACCGTATGGCAGCCCATGTCCAGCAGCGCGCCGCCTCCGGCGAGCTCGCGGTTCCAGAACCACGCCTCGTGCGGGCCCGAGTGGGCCTCGCGCGACCGCACGGTCAGCACGCGCCCGATGCCGCCGCTCTCGATGGTGTTGCGTGCCTTGATGACGGCCGGGCTGAACACCTCCGTCTCGGCATAGCCGTGCAGGACGCCGGCGGCCCGCACGGCGTCGCGCATCTCGCGCGCCTCCGCCGCGCTCCGGGCCAGCGGCTTGGTGCAGACGACGTGCTTGCCGGCTCGCGCGCAGGCGACGGCAAGGTCGCGGTGGACGAAGTTCGGTACACCGAGAACCACCAGGTCCACGTCCCGCCGGGCGAGGACGCCCTCCACGTCGCCGGTTGCCTCCGCGATGCCCCAGCGCTCCGCGAAGGCGCGCGCGTGCTGGGCGTTGGGCGACGCGACGACGGGCACCTCCCAACCCGCAACGTCGCGCAGCCCCTGCATGTAGAAGTTGCTGACGAAGCCGCTCCCGATGAGTCCGATGCGAACCGTCATGACGCCCTCCTTGCGGCGTCGGCGCGCCGCGTCCCACCTGTTCCGCGCCAGCGCCTCCAAGAGCGCCGGTGGCTTCCGTGCCGTTGTACCCCGGACCGCGAGGCCGCGCCGCCGGCATTGACAGGTCCGCTTGTCTCGTGTACCATGGCGGTAACGATTGCCGTGCGTCCCGACGTGTGGAGGCAGCGATGCCTGCTCGCGTGATCTCCTGGCCCCTTCCACCGCGCCCGACGGTCTCCGCCGGAAGCCGCCCACGCCGCCCTTCGGCACCACCACCTTCCGCTTCGGAGCTTCCACCGCGCCCGGCGCT
This is a stretch of genomic DNA from Chthonomonadales bacterium. It encodes these proteins:
- a CDS encoding Gfo/Idh/MocA family oxidoreductase — protein: MTVRIGLIGSGFVSNFYMQGLRDVAGWEVPVVASPNAQHARAFAERWGIAEATGDVEGVLARRDVDLVVLGVPNFVHRDLAVACARAGKHVVCTKPLARSAAEAREMRDAVRAAGVLHGYAETEVFSPAVIKARNTIESGGIGRVLTVRSREAHSGPHEAWFWNRELAGGGALLDMGCHTVEAARYFVGKENPVAEVLAWGDTLHHRERTDAEDSAVLLMRFDGGELGQSELSWVARGGLDLRNEVYGTEGAIFTDVCRETPIRVFSRPGAGYVVEKGESETGWLFPPVDEAWVYGYREEMKHFVECVASGTMPRETFEDGYVVNCILDAAYRSMTSKRWERVDYGP